The following are encoded in a window of Roseimaritima ulvae genomic DNA:
- a CDS encoding response regulator, with translation MADLPIRLLLVDDDELDVMALRRALQRVDFEYELHVANDGVEALEMLQDRTRIPWPFLVFLDVNMPRMSGFEMLIEMRTNPMLSRVPTFVLTTSEADADRHFAFDQRVAGYISKSRTGHGYEKLVEFIQKYWEMVDFPPPLGSPTTTADANR, from the coding sequence ATGGCAGACCTTCCGATCAGGCTGTTATTAGTTGACGACGACGAACTAGATGTGATGGCTCTCCGCCGCGCGCTGCAACGCGTGGATTTTGAGTATGAGCTGCACGTTGCCAACGATGGGGTGGAAGCTTTGGAAATGCTTCAGGATCGGACTCGGATTCCCTGGCCGTTTTTGGTGTTTCTGGACGTGAATATGCCTCGGATGAGCGGTTTTGAGATGCTCATCGAGATGCGTACCAACCCGATGCTGTCGCGGGTTCCGACGTTTGTGCTGACGACGTCCGAAGCGGATGCGGATCGCCATTTTGCCTTTGACCAGCGGGTGGCCGGTTATATTTCCAAGTCTCGCACCGGACACGGCTACGAGAAACTGGTGGAATTCATTCAGAAGTACTGGGAAATGGTCGACTTCCCGCCCCCCTTGGGCTCACCGACCACGACGGCCGACGCCAACCGTTAA
- the uvrB gene encoding excinuclease ABC subunit UvrB translates to MPKTQLPPAQFQLNSPFPPAGDQPTAIRSLIQGFQEGKGTQVLLGATGTGKTFTMANVIANLGRPALILSHNKTLAAQLYGEFKEFFPHNAVHYFVSYYDYYQPEAYIPQRDVYIEKDASINEEIDRLRLASTSSLVSRRDVVIVASVSSIYGLGSPQDYKDLVLHIRKGERTRRDHLLMKLVEVQYDRNDVVFERSKFRVRGDCIELWPSYEEFAYRIEMWGDEVEQISMIKPVSGEVIDTCDQVYIYPAKHFVMGEDRIAAAIGAIKQELAEQLEVLQSRGKLLEAQRLSARTRFDLEMLQEVGHCPGIENYSRILAGKPPGAAPDTLYDYFPDDFITMVDESHVTIPQIRAMYAGDRSRKTTLVEHGFRLPSAMDNRPMKFEEWEARVGQIVYVSATPSEYELEESGGEVIEQIIRPTGLLDPVIEVVPARGQVNHLLEEIRQRAAIDERVLVTALTKRLAEDLATFLQEQNVRCRWLHSELNAFERVELLQELREGKFDALIGVNLLREGLDLPEVSMVAILDADKEGFLRSETSLIQTIGRAARNVNSRVVLYADKITDSMRAAIDETDRRRSIQQQYNEQHGITPQSVQKTLRAGIEQDAAKRRENAAKAQAESDGQYVTIEYVDELEREMLEAAENLDFERAAQLRDRVVQLKDAIGKPLSEVELTGSKSSGSMGRQQKRRKKGHKGTGRKSVPRPKRG, encoded by the coding sequence ATGCCCAAAACCCAACTGCCGCCGGCTCAGTTCCAGCTCAACAGCCCGTTTCCGCCCGCCGGGGACCAACCCACGGCCATTCGGTCGCTGATTCAGGGATTCCAGGAAGGCAAGGGCACGCAGGTCTTGCTGGGCGCCACCGGCACCGGCAAAACCTTCACGATGGCCAACGTGATCGCCAATTTGGGCCGGCCGGCGTTGATCCTCAGCCACAACAAGACGTTGGCCGCGCAGTTGTACGGCGAATTCAAAGAATTCTTCCCGCACAACGCCGTGCATTATTTCGTCAGCTACTACGACTACTATCAACCCGAAGCGTATATTCCCCAGCGCGACGTCTACATCGAAAAAGACGCTTCGATCAACGAAGAAATCGACCGTCTGCGACTGGCCAGCACCAGTTCGTTGGTCAGCCGCCGCGACGTGGTGATCGTGGCTTCGGTCAGCAGTATCTACGGGCTCGGTTCGCCGCAGGACTACAAAGATCTGGTCCTGCATATCCGCAAAGGCGAACGGACGCGGCGTGATCACCTGCTGATGAAACTGGTCGAAGTCCAATACGACCGCAACGATGTGGTGTTTGAACGCAGCAAGTTCCGTGTTCGCGGCGACTGTATCGAACTGTGGCCCAGCTACGAAGAGTTCGCGTATCGCATCGAAATGTGGGGCGACGAAGTGGAACAGATCTCGATGATCAAGCCGGTTTCGGGCGAAGTCATCGATACCTGCGATCAGGTCTATATCTATCCCGCCAAACACTTTGTGATGGGCGAAGACCGCATTGCCGCCGCGATCGGAGCGATCAAACAAGAACTGGCCGAACAGTTGGAAGTCCTGCAGTCGCGCGGCAAATTGCTGGAAGCCCAGCGGTTGTCCGCTCGCACCCGCTTCGACCTGGAAATGTTGCAGGAAGTCGGACATTGTCCGGGGATTGAAAACTACAGTCGCATCCTGGCCGGCAAGCCGCCCGGTGCCGCTCCAGATACCCTGTACGACTACTTCCCCGACGACTTCATTACCATGGTCGACGAATCGCACGTTACGATTCCTCAGATTCGAGCCATGTACGCCGGCGACCGCTCGCGGAAAACCACCCTCGTCGAACACGGTTTCCGTTTGCCCAGTGCGATGGACAACCGGCCGATGAAATTCGAGGAATGGGAAGCTCGGGTGGGGCAGATCGTGTACGTCTCGGCGACGCCCTCGGAATACGAACTAGAAGAATCCGGCGGCGAAGTGATCGAACAAATCATTCGCCCCACCGGCTTGCTGGATCCGGTCATCGAAGTCGTCCCGGCTCGCGGCCAGGTGAATCATCTGCTCGAAGAAATCCGCCAGCGAGCGGCCATCGACGAGCGCGTGCTGGTGACGGCATTGACCAAACGTTTGGCGGAAGATCTGGCCACGTTTCTGCAGGAACAAAACGTCCGCTGCCGCTGGTTGCACAGCGAATTGAACGCTTTTGAACGTGTGGAGCTGCTGCAGGAGCTGCGTGAAGGCAAATTCGACGCCTTGATCGGCGTCAACCTGCTGCGAGAAGGCCTGGACCTGCCCGAGGTTTCCATGGTGGCCATTCTGGATGCCGACAAAGAAGGCTTTCTGCGCAGCGAAACCAGCTTGATCCAGACCATCGGCCGTGCGGCTCGCAACGTCAACTCGCGAGTCGTTCTGTACGCCGACAAAATCACCGACTCGATGCGTGCGGCCATCGATGAAACCGATCGTCGTCGCAGCATTCAGCAGCAGTACAACGAACAGCACGGGATCACGCCCCAGTCGGTTCAGAAAACGCTTCGTGCCGGCATCGAACAGGACGCAGCCAAGCGACGTGAGAACGCGGCCAAGGCGCAAGCCGAAAGCGACGGGCAGTACGTCACTATCGAGTACGTCGACGAACTGGAACGGGAGATGTTGGAAGCCGCCGAGAACCTGGACTTCGAGCGAGCGGCTCAGTTGCGTGATCGCGTGGTGCAACTGAAAGACGCCATCGGCAAACCGTTGTCCGAAGTCGAACTGACGGGCAGTAAATCCAGCGGATCGATGGGACGGCAGCAGAAACGTCGCAAGAAGGGGCACAAAGGTACAGGACGAAAATCCGTCCCCCGTCCCAAACGCGGGTAG
- the xerC gene encoding tyrosine recombinase XerC, with protein sequence MRRAVAQFLRYLATERNASDLTIKAYREDLFGLIDWLEHEHQRLPGVDQLTPQDLRAFQAALQQADYARSTISRKLASMRSFYKFAQRQGMASSNPAKPLRNPRRQRKLPHVLSNEEMGRLLRTPPGGDPAGLRDRAILETMYSAGLRVSELVGLNDGDLDCEEQIVRVRGKGRKERISPLGSYAIRAISRYQQVRTLDASEAIKGPQAAVFVNRFGKRLTTRSIGRMLEKHLAAAGLDKRTSPHTLRHSFATHLLDRGADIRSVQELLGHKSLVTTQIYTHVSAANLRAVYEKAHPRAN encoded by the coding sequence ATGCGTCGTGCGGTCGCTCAGTTCCTGCGGTATCTGGCCACCGAACGCAACGCGTCGGACCTGACCATCAAAGCCTACCGCGAAGACCTGTTCGGGTTGATCGATTGGCTGGAACACGAGCACCAGCGTCTGCCGGGCGTCGACCAACTAACCCCTCAAGACCTGCGCGCCTTCCAAGCGGCGTTGCAGCAGGCCGATTATGCGCGGAGCACGATCTCGCGCAAGCTGGCTTCGATGCGGAGTTTTTACAAATTCGCGCAGCGGCAGGGCATGGCATCGTCCAACCCGGCCAAACCACTCCGCAACCCGCGCCGCCAACGCAAACTCCCGCACGTACTCTCCAATGAAGAGATGGGACGGTTGCTGCGAACCCCACCGGGCGGCGATCCGGCCGGGCTGCGCGACCGCGCGATTCTGGAAACGATGTACAGCGCGGGCCTGCGTGTGAGCGAACTGGTCGGACTGAACGACGGCGATTTGGACTGCGAAGAACAGATCGTCCGAGTACGCGGTAAAGGTCGCAAAGAACGCATCAGCCCCCTCGGCTCCTACGCCATCCGCGCCATCAGCCGCTACCAACAAGTCCGCACGTTGGACGCCAGCGAAGCCATCAAGGGCCCGCAAGCCGCCGTGTTTGTGAACCGCTTTGGCAAACGCCTGACCACCCGCAGCATCGGCCGCATGCTGGAAAAACACCTCGCCGCCGCCGGACTCGACAAACGCACCAGCCCCCACACGCTGCGGCACAGCTTTGCCACCCATCTGCTCGATCGCGGAGCGGACATCCGCAGCGTGCAAGAGTTGCTGGGCCACAAAAGCTTGGTCACGACGCAAATCTATACGCACGTCAGCGCCGCAAATCTGCGAGCCGTGTACGAAAAAGCGCACCCGCGAGCCAACTAG
- a CDS encoding alpha-amylase family glycosyl hydrolase — protein MQPAPLPDPPVPSLLDRLAKHLDILYPQHDCQALASRIVDLFAADQTATTAPPTPRSPTPPLWSQSDCLLLTYGDSVREQDQPPLQTLHAFCEDYVGDAVSAVHILPFFPYSSDDGFAVEDYTQVDPQLGNWSDIQQLGQSYDLMFDLVINHVSSQHRWFKNFQQGREPGATYFHTVNPNADVSTVVRPRTSALLRPTETPTGLQHVWCTFSHDQVDLNFANPDVLLEIIDVIRGYLANGAKILRLDAIGYLWKQLGTSCIHLRETHEAVKLLRTLLDAVAPGTLLITETNVPNNENLTYFGNRNEAHIIYNFSLAPLILHALLSGTATYLQRWMRSMPPAPVGCTYLNFTASHDGIGMRPAEGLLSDEEQSQVVSAVKSFGGLISSRGTADGGERVYELNISFFDALKGTLAGVDAHQVERFLCSQTIALGIEGIPAIYIHSLLATPNDLAGVKETGRNRSINRHRWQYDALKSQLDDPQSTTSIVHAELTRRMRIRAAQPAFHPAATQFTLILDNHFFGFWRQSADRQQSIFAVHNLSNQPQPLSLEDLNLISTDRWWDLIEGTPMPGMYESLTLAPYQCLWITNSRP, from the coding sequence ATGCAACCCGCCCCGCTTCCCGATCCGCCCGTTCCCAGTCTGCTCGACCGCCTCGCCAAACATCTGGATATCCTGTATCCGCAACACGATTGCCAGGCCTTGGCGAGCCGCATCGTGGACCTGTTTGCCGCCGACCAGACGGCCACCACGGCCCCCCCAACCCCAAGATCGCCCACCCCGCCGTTGTGGTCGCAGTCTGATTGCCTGCTGCTGACCTATGGCGACTCGGTGCGGGAGCAGGACCAACCTCCGCTGCAAACCCTGCACGCGTTCTGCGAAGATTATGTCGGCGATGCGGTTTCAGCGGTCCACATTTTGCCGTTCTTTCCGTACAGCTCGGACGATGGATTTGCGGTCGAAGATTACACCCAAGTCGATCCCCAGCTGGGCAACTGGTCCGACATTCAGCAACTGGGCCAGTCCTACGACTTGATGTTCGACCTGGTAATCAACCACGTCTCGTCGCAGCACCGCTGGTTCAAAAACTTTCAGCAGGGCCGTGAGCCGGGAGCGACTTATTTTCATACCGTGAACCCCAACGCGGATGTATCCACGGTCGTCCGCCCGCGAACCTCCGCGCTGCTGCGGCCCACCGAAACGCCGACCGGCCTGCAACACGTGTGGTGTACGTTCAGCCATGACCAGGTCGACCTTAATTTTGCCAACCCCGACGTGCTGCTGGAAATCATCGACGTGATTCGCGGTTACCTAGCCAACGGCGCCAAAATCTTGCGGCTCGACGCCATCGGTTACCTCTGGAAACAACTGGGCACCAGCTGCATCCATTTGCGTGAGACCCATGAAGCCGTCAAGCTGCTGCGGACGCTGCTGGATGCCGTCGCCCCGGGCACGCTGCTGATCACCGAAACCAACGTCCCCAACAATGAAAACCTGACCTACTTCGGCAACCGCAACGAAGCCCACATCATCTACAACTTCAGCCTCGCCCCGCTGATTTTGCACGCCCTGTTGTCCGGCACCGCCACCTACCTGCAACGCTGGATGCGAAGCATGCCCCCCGCTCCGGTGGGCTGCACCTACTTGAACTTCACCGCCTCCCACGACGGCATCGGGATGCGGCCGGCCGAAGGTCTGCTGTCCGATGAAGAGCAAAGCCAAGTCGTCTCGGCAGTCAAGTCTTTCGGCGGCTTGATCTCCTCGCGAGGCACGGCCGACGGCGGCGAGCGAGTCTACGAATTAAACATCTCGTTCTTCGATGCACTCAAGGGCACCCTCGCCGGCGTGGACGCCCATCAGGTCGAGCGTTTCTTGTGCTCGCAGACCATCGCTCTGGGAATCGAAGGCATCCCGGCGATTTACATCCACAGCTTGCTGGCCACGCCCAATGATCTGGCGGGTGTGAAGGAAACCGGCCGCAACCGCTCGATCAATCGGCATCGCTGGCAATACGACGCATTAAAATCCCAACTGGACGATCCCCAGTCGACCACCTCGATCGTGCATGCGGAACTCACGCGGCGGATGCGGATCCGCGCAGCCCAACCGGCGTTCCATCCCGCAGCCACTCAATTCACCTTGATCCTCGACAACCACTTCTTTGGTTTCTGGCGACAAAGCGCCGACCGGCAGCAGAGCATCTTTGCGGTGCACAATTTGTCCAATCAACCGCAGCCATTGTCCCTGGAAGACCTCAACCTGATCAGCACCGACCGCTGGTGGGATTTGATCGAAGGCACGCCGATGCCAGGCATGTATGAATCGCTGACTCTGGCTCCCTACCAGTGCCTCTGGATCACCAACTCCCGGCCGTAA